Proteins found in one Sphingobacteriales bacterium genomic segment:
- a CDS encoding T9SS type A sorting domain-containing protein produces the protein MKMRIFFLFLMVFGMKEVYSVNDTLRMYDPKNVLSNYYNPTTYPTQVARFDLPFPAIIKGFLLEVSGDPGSSFKMQFLGHEGGVALISLFNDLIPPKIITKVNSGQEKIWVPLDSPYVRLDNTQFFLAFSDFKGLRLITDRTDHPFSCKSSSGGDYYYQYGISSSGQYQLMSSSNRAFAIDVILEYPSKQSSNIFRDVTAEAGFPLTLSNASIAAADYNQDGFMDLLVSGRFFENNKNGTFTDITATKGIINKYAGVSANAFVDMDNDGDLDIILFGGDTSVLFINQNGSFTEKILSLPNFKAFLSFSFADINNDQYPDLFVSQLWQTYPEPEPNYFFYNTGNLDFTDNTNVIYPLYDGKWNWPNRAWDPANYIVERNRNSRGSQWIDYDNDGDLDLYVTNYFLQPDELYKNNGNGTFTDICQLKGIDVNSSGSNHGTGVDWYDYDNDGDLDLLLPQFAHPRFIGPYDHRGTTIYRNQGPPDYDFTDMVGQINNYPGLKAPIGIELEETHAGGAWGDVNNDGLADFLMTVFYGCRYINFYEQQTDHTFQMKTFDYGLWRINTGTDLVWLDYDNDGRLDLACGDNGQFRLFKNDIYNSRRWLELDLMANSSNKYAIGARAYVYAGGKTYMQEVCAGRGQKMQKPYRLHFGLNYTKNIDSVVVVWPSKPQKREVFKNIQSNNCYKLSEGGNVVLPTRSELPSLTFSIFPNPASEFVSIQINNFPGENVRLSLLNSLSQTIDFLIINTETGRSVYKFNLENLPQGLYFIKAETSQQSVIEKLLIIR, from the coding sequence ATGAAAATGCGTATTTTTTTCTTATTCCTGATGGTTTTCGGGATGAAAGAAGTATATTCTGTTAATGATACCCTAAGGATGTATGATCCCAAAAATGTCCTTTCAAATTATTATAATCCAACGACTTATCCCACACAGGTAGCACGGTTTGATCTGCCCTTTCCGGCCATAATCAAGGGATTTTTGCTCGAAGTCAGCGGAGATCCCGGCAGCAGTTTCAAAATGCAGTTTCTTGGACACGAAGGTGGTGTAGCTTTAATCAGCCTTTTCAATGACCTGATCCCGCCAAAAATCATTACAAAAGTCAATTCGGGGCAGGAAAAGATTTGGGTACCGCTCGACAGTCCTTATGTAAGGCTCGACAATACACAGTTTTTCCTTGCATTCAGCGATTTCAAGGGCTTAAGGCTGATTACAGACCGCACCGATCACCCCTTTTCCTGCAAATCGTCATCAGGAGGTGATTATTATTATCAATATGGTATTTCTTCTTCAGGACAATATCAGCTCATGTCAAGCTCGAACAGGGCTTTTGCCATAGACGTGATTCTCGAATATCCTTCAAAACAAAGCAGCAATATTTTCAGGGATGTTACAGCAGAAGCCGGCTTCCCCCTGACTTTATCCAATGCAAGTATTGCTGCGGCTGATTACAATCAGGATGGATTTATGGATTTACTGGTCAGCGGAAGATTTTTTGAAAACAACAAAAACGGAACATTTACGGATATAACCGCAACAAAGGGAATTATAAACAAATACGCAGGCGTATCAGCCAATGCTTTTGTCGATATGGACAATGATGGCGACCTCGATATTATTTTATTCGGAGGTGATACCAGTGTATTATTCATCAATCAGAATGGGAGTTTTACGGAAAAAATTCTAAGTTTACCCAATTTCAAGGCCTTCTTATCCTTCAGTTTTGCCGACATCAACAACGATCAATATCCTGACCTTTTTGTCAGCCAGCTTTGGCAGACCTATCCCGAACCGGAACCGAACTATTTCTTCTATAATACAGGTAATCTTGACTTTACGGATAACACAAATGTGATTTATCCCTTGTATGACGGAAAATGGAACTGGCCTAACAGGGCATGGGACCCGGCCAATTACATTGTGGAAAGAAACCGCAACAGTCGTGGCTCTCAGTGGATTGATTACGACAATGACGGAGACCTCGACCTCTATGTTACCAATTATTTTCTGCAGCCTGACGAATTGTATAAAAACAACGGAAATGGTACATTTACAGATATTTGCCAGTTAAAAGGCATCGATGTAAACAGTTCAGGATCGAATCATGGAACAGGAGTGGACTGGTACGACTACGATAATGATGGCGACCTCGATTTACTGTTGCCACAGTTTGCTCATCCACGTTTTATCGGCCCCTATGATCACAGGGGAACCACCATTTACAGGAATCAGGGGCCTCCCGATTATGATTTTACCGATATGGTCGGACAAATCAACAATTATCCCGGACTGAAAGCACCGATTGGTATTGAACTGGAAGAAACCCATGCAGGTGGTGCCTGGGGTGATGTCAATAATGATGGACTGGCTGACTTTCTTATGACCGTTTTTTACGGCTGCCGATACATCAACTTTTATGAGCAACAGACAGATCATACTTTTCAGATGAAAACTTTTGACTATGGACTTTGGCGTATTAACACCGGCACCGATCTCGTCTGGCTCGATTACGATAATGATGGCAGGTTAGACCTTGCCTGTGGAGACAACGGTCAGTTTCGCCTGTTTAAAAATGACATTTACAACAGCAGAAGATGGCTCGAACTGGATTTAATGGCAAACTCTTCCAATAAATATGCTATCGGGGCAAGAGCTTATGTATATGCAGGCGGTAAAACCTATATGCAGGAAGTGTGTGCAGGTCGTGGACAAAAGATGCAGAAGCCTTACCGGCTGCATTTCGGGCTGAATTACACAAAAAATATTGATTCTGTAGTAGTTGTATGGCCTTCCAAACCACAGAAAAGAGAAGTATTCAAAAACATTCAATCTAATAATTGCTACAAGCTAAGCGAAGGAGGAAATGTTGTGTTGCCAACCCGGTCTGAATTGCCGTCATTAACATTCAGCATATTCCCCAATCCTGCCAGTGAGTTTGTTTCCATTCAGATAAATAACTTTCCGGGTGAAAATGTCAGACTCAGCCTGTTAAATTCATTATCGCAAACAATTGATTTTCTAATAATAAACACTGAAACCGGGAGATCAGTATATAAATTTAATCTGGAAAACCTGCCGCAGGGGCTTTATTTTATCAAAGCCGAAACATCACAACAATCAGTAATTGAAAAACTTTTGATTATCAGATAA
- a CDS encoding PorV/PorQ family protein → MNKFLSVFILFLTSFSLFAGNPDRVGQAGATELTINPWARSSGWVGSNTAGISGVEAMMFNPAGIVGVPNSEFLFSRTAWLSGSDIFINSFGLTQKMGAAKNSAIGISIMSFDFGRIEITTENQPEGGIGTYSPSFVNIGLSYSYIFSDRIRAGLTTRIISESIPNARAMGVCFDAGLQYITDLVDEEKQRTKFGVSLRNVGTPMKFGGDGLTRRGSFEGEEVTLSVDTRSAGFELPTLVNIGASQDFYLDPSEYHRLTFSANFTSNSFSNDQFNFGLEYSLKNIVMLRGGYLYEKGITKRETRKNVFNGPAAGFSVNLPFGKEKDKMFAVDYSYRFTDYFGGTHSFGARIVL, encoded by the coding sequence ATGAATAAATTTTTATCAGTATTCATTTTGTTTCTGACTTCATTCTCCTTATTTGCCGGCAACCCCGACAGGGTTGGTCAGGCCGGAGCTACCGAGCTGACTATCAATCCATGGGCACGTAGCTCGGGATGGGTTGGCAGTAATACAGCAGGCATTTCAGGAGTAGAAGCCATGATGTTTAATCCTGCAGGCATTGTTGGCGTTCCCAACTCTGAATTTCTGTTTTCACGTACCGCATGGCTGAGTGGCAGTGATATTTTTATCAACTCTTTTGGTTTAACCCAGAAAATGGGTGCTGCCAAAAACAGTGCTATTGGCATCAGTATCATGTCCTTTGATTTCGGACGTATAGAAATTACCACTGAAAATCAACCTGAAGGTGGAATAGGTACATACAGCCCTTCTTTTGTCAATATTGGGCTAAGCTATTCCTATATCTTTTCTGATCGTATCCGTGCCGGACTGACTACAAGGATTATTTCCGAATCAATACCAAATGCCCGTGCCATGGGTGTTTGCTTTGATGCAGGCCTGCAGTACATCACCGATCTGGTGGACGAAGAAAAGCAGAGAACAAAATTCGGAGTTTCCCTCAGAAATGTGGGAACACCCATGAAATTCGGGGGTGATGGCCTTACCCGCAGGGGAAGTTTTGAAGGTGAGGAGGTAACTTTGAGTGTGGATACACGCTCGGCAGGATTTGAACTGCCTACTTTGGTAAATATTGGAGCTTCTCAGGATTTTTATCTCGATCCTTCAGAATATCATAGACTTACATTTTCGGCTAATTTTACTTCAAATTCATTTTCAAACGACCAGTTCAATTTTGGACTTGAATACAGCCTGAAAAATATAGTCATGCTGCGTGGCGGCTATTTATACGAAAAAGGTATTACCAAAAGAGAAACCCGTAAAAATGTTTTCAACGGTCCGGCAGCCGGTTTTTCCGTCAACCTGCCTTTTGGGAAGGAAAAAGATAAAATGTTTGCCGTTGATTATTCTTACCGCTTTACCGATTATTTTGGCGGTACTCACTCTTTTGGCGCAAGAATTGTTTTGTAA
- the recA gene encoding recombinase RecA, whose product MTQELSGKEKALQLTLAQLDKQYGKGTVMKLSDEAITQVEVISTGSLGLDLALGVGGMPRGRIVEIYGPESSGKTTLAMHVVAEAQKLGGICAFIDAEHAFDKTYAENLGIDTANLLISQPDNGEQALDIADHLIRSGAIDVIVIDSVAALVPKAEVEGEMGESKMGLQARLMSQALRKLTASISRTKCICIFINQLREKIGVVYGNPETTTGGNALKFYASVRLDIRKVSSIKTGEDMIGNRTRVKVAKNKVAPPFKVAEFDIIYGTGISREGEIIDLASDMNIIKKSGSWYSYGDTKLGQGRDSVVALLKDNPELLEELRTKVFQQIKGEKKV is encoded by the coding sequence ATGACACAGGAACTATCGGGAAAAGAAAAAGCATTGCAACTTACACTTGCCCAGCTCGATAAGCAATATGGGAAAGGAACGGTGATGAAACTCAGTGATGAAGCGATCACACAGGTGGAGGTTATTTCAACAGGCTCGCTGGGGCTCGACCTTGCCCTTGGCGTTGGGGGAATGCCTCGCGGAAGGATAGTTGAGATATACGGGCCGGAGTCGTCAGGAAAAACGACACTGGCCATGCACGTAGTAGCAGAAGCCCAGAAACTTGGAGGTATATGTGCTTTTATTGATGCGGAGCATGCTTTTGATAAAACCTACGCAGAGAATCTCGGCATTGATACTGCCAATCTGCTGATTTCACAGCCGGACAACGGAGAACAAGCCCTCGATATTGCCGACCACCTGATACGTAGCGGTGCAATCGATGTCATTGTCATCGACTCTGTAGCCGCCCTTGTTCCAAAAGCCGAAGTTGAAGGTGAAATGGGTGAAAGTAAAATGGGCCTTCAGGCCAGGCTGATGTCTCAGGCTTTAAGAAAACTCACGGCCTCCATCAGCCGGACTAAATGTATCTGTATCTTTATCAATCAGTTAAGAGAAAAAATCGGTGTTGTTTACGGAAATCCTGAAACCACAACAGGTGGTAATGCGCTTAAATTTTACGCTTCTGTCAGGCTCGACATCCGCAAGGTATCTTCCATCAAAACAGGAGAAGATATGATCGGCAACCGTACGCGGGTTAAAGTAGCCAAAAACAAAGTAGCTCCTCCTTTCAAAGTGGCTGAATTCGACATCATTTACGGGACAGGCATCTCACGTGAAGGTGAAATTATTGACCTGGCAAGCGACATGAATATCATTAAAAAAAGCGGTAGCTGGTACAGTTATGGCGACACCAAGCTGGGACAGGGACGTGACAGCGTGGTGGCTCTGCTAAAAGATAATCCTGAATTGCTTGAGGAACTCAGGACTAAAGTGTTTCAGCAAATCAAAGGAGAAAAAAAGGTTTAG
- a CDS encoding YjbQ family protein gives MKSFRKELWFNAPSRRAFYNITPEVQQTVSDSGVKEGLVLVNAMHITASVFINDDESGLHHDFEVWLEKLAPEKPYSQYRHNGFEDNADAHLKRTIMGREVVVAITNGHLDLGPWEQIFYGEFDGKRKKRVLVKIIGE, from the coding sequence ATGAAATCATTCAGAAAAGAATTGTGGTTTAATGCTCCCTCACGAAGAGCATTTTACAATATAACTCCTGAAGTTCAGCAGACGGTATCCGACAGTGGGGTGAAGGAAGGGCTGGTACTGGTCAATGCCATGCATATCACCGCAAGTGTTTTTATCAATGATGATGAAAGCGGACTGCATCATGATTTTGAAGTCTGGCTCGAAAAACTTGCCCCTGAAAAACCATATTCTCAATATCGCCACAATGGATTTGAAGACAATGCCGATGCACATCTCAAACGAACCATCATGGGGCGCGAGGTGGTGGTGGCCATCACAAACGGCCATCTTGACCTTGGACCATGGGAACAGATTTTTTATGGTGAATTTGACGGGAAAAGGAAAAAGAGGGTTTTGGTCAAGATAATCGGTGAATAA
- a CDS encoding TonB-dependent receptor plug domain-containing protein: MIRKTLIYSAIGILLSLYGFGQSNFGTLTGKVFDAKSGEPLIGANVVVLLDGIQKGGASTDINGNYTIKPIPPGTYNIRATYIGYNDVIIQGYFISSGKISYQDIKMKEKVIETDVVEIIEYTKPLVEKTEGTGTTLSAEDIKKAPTRSIGDLVQLTPGIQGGSVKGQRSEGTVYLVDGIKVRGSTGIPNSMIAEINTVTGGISAEYGDLTGGVVSITTRGPSNQFAGSVEAITSELLDPYGYNTIEGGISGPIIVRNNAKKGTPSQEAILGYLIGGNINYRKDPSPSPIPFWKVKEDVYEQIYKNPLAPSPGGLGFVPAAEYITKEGMEQIKVHPDIENQSYTLSSKIDFQPKPSFNITLGTMGSYSKGRGYSWTYSLFNWKEASKAQFINTTFRGYIRFYQKLNFGEEASKDQTKKPEAKKGLKISNAFYTIMADYTKNYNISQHQDFKDNFFQYGFLGTYERYWEPVYRYDYDTVDGKLERAFIFSGYRDTFVKFTPYAYNEARANYTRQLYELRDNQVSNLTTIQQLGGLLNGDNPGNVYSLWTNIGAIAVGYSKYNEDQFRVTGKASMDINHHAVAFGFEYEQRLQNSYSVGPNGLWTVMRSLINNHLQQLDTRHPIPVYDSFGNFLDTINYPILDDGQQSTFDKNFRAYLKSIGAKDVYGNPITDQSLINIDRYTPDYFSLDMFSADELLSRNLVAYYGYDYLGRRLKQKPSIDDFLNSDQRLIAPLNPIYMAGFIEDLFYFRDMIFRIGIRVDRFDANQLVLKDKYSLYPAFTVAEVTNINGKPVSHPGNMGSDYVVYVDDPFKPTKIVGYRDGDRWYNANGAEINDPNVLTLETTSGNIAPYLVERNEDNLKITKESFKDYEPQVDVSPRVYFSFPISDVANFFANYDIRVMRPTSGLFTTIDDYYYLEQRGTSSLNNAALKPQRITSYEIGFKQAISKNSAITINSYYNETRNLINVRMINQAYPRSYMTFDNIDFSTVKGFSFQYDLRRTKTNNVQLLVSYTLQFADGTGSNAASQANLISTGQPNLRTPFPLDNDYRHTITGQLDYRFRGGEMYNGPLTKKGKRLLENTGVNFLFSATSGRPYSKQGNVTEAVGIGIRQSEVLKGTMNGSRYPWTYGVNVKLDKDFLIYKKKESDKKLTAMPIMMINAYIWVQNLFDFKNIVYVYRFTGDPDDDGFLSSSQGVKAVEEATLSQAFYDQYMIKVNYPFNYGSPRLVRLGATISF, encoded by the coding sequence ATGATAAGGAAAACGTTAATCTATTCGGCAATAGGTATTTTATTGAGCCTATACGGTTTTGGACAATCCAATTTTGGTACACTGACCGGAAAAGTGTTTGATGCAAAATCGGGAGAACCATTGATTGGAGCCAATGTGGTGGTGTTGCTTGATGGAATTCAGAAGGGAGGAGCTTCTACTGATATTAATGGTAATTACACCATAAAACCAATTCCTCCGGGGACTTATAACATACGTGCTACCTACATCGGATATAATGATGTCATCATTCAGGGCTATTTTATTTCTTCAGGAAAAATATCCTATCAGGATATCAAGATGAAAGAAAAAGTCATTGAAACGGATGTTGTTGAAATTATTGAATATACAAAACCCCTGGTAGAAAAAACAGAAGGAACAGGAACCACACTCTCTGCTGAAGACATTAAAAAAGCTCCGACAAGAAGTATTGGTGACCTTGTCCAGTTAACCCCCGGTATTCAGGGTGGAAGTGTGAAAGGACAAAGAAGTGAAGGGACTGTTTATCTGGTTGACGGGATAAAAGTCCGCGGTAGCACAGGTATTCCCAACTCCATGATTGCAGAAATCAATACTGTAACAGGAGGTATCTCGGCAGAATATGGCGACCTGACAGGTGGTGTGGTTTCAATTACCACCAGAGGTCCTTCCAACCAGTTTGCCGGCAGTGTCGAAGCAATCACTTCAGAACTTCTTGATCCTTATGGCTATAATACCATTGAAGGTGGTATTTCAGGTCCTATCATTGTCAGAAACAATGCTAAAAAAGGAACACCTTCCCAGGAAGCTATTCTTGGTTATTTAATCGGAGGAAATATCAATTACCGTAAAGACCCAAGCCCTTCACCCATCCCGTTCTGGAAAGTCAAGGAAGATGTGTATGAGCAGATTTATAAAAATCCGCTTGCTCCATCGCCCGGTGGACTGGGCTTTGTTCCGGCTGCTGAATACATAACCAAGGAAGGCATGGAGCAGATTAAAGTTCACCCGGATATTGAAAATCAAAGCTATACTTTAAGTTCAAAGATTGATTTTCAGCCAAAACCTTCCTTCAACATTACCCTTGGTACAATGGGCAGCTATTCAAAAGGTCGCGGCTATTCATGGACTTATTCCTTATTCAACTGGAAAGAAGCTTCAAAAGCTCAGTTTATCAATACTACATTCCGCGGATATATCCGTTTTTATCAGAAATTAAATTTTGGAGAAGAGGCTTCAAAAGACCAGACCAAAAAACCTGAAGCTAAAAAAGGCCTGAAAATCAGTAACGCATTTTATACCATCATGGCCGATTATACCAAAAACTATAATATTTCTCAGCATCAGGATTTTAAAGATAATTTTTTTCAGTATGGATTTTTAGGCACTTATGAACGCTACTGGGAGCCTGTTTACCGTTACGACTATGATACGGTAGATGGCAAACTGGAACGTGCTTTTATTTTCAGTGGCTACAGGGATACGTTTGTTAAGTTTACACCTTATGCCTATAATGAAGCCAGGGCCAATTACACCAGGCAGCTTTATGAATTACGTGATAATCAGGTTAGTAACCTGACAACTATCCAGCAACTGGGCGGTCTGCTTAATGGCGATAATCCCGGAAACGTTTATTCTCTCTGGACAAATATCGGAGCCATTGCAGTCGGTTACAGCAAATACAATGAAGACCAGTTCAGGGTTACAGGAAAGGCTTCAATGGACATAAACCACCATGCCGTTGCCTTTGGTTTTGAGTATGAACAACGTTTGCAAAATTCTTACTCTGTCGGGCCGAATGGCTTGTGGACGGTCATGAGGTCGCTGATTAATAATCACCTTCAGCAGCTCGACACACGTCATCCCATTCCTGTTTATGACTCTTTCGGAAACTTTCTCGATACCATTAACTATCCGATTCTTGACGATGGACAACAAAGTACATTTGATAAAAATTTCAGAGCTTATCTTAAATCTATCGGAGCAAAAGACGTTTACGGAAATCCGATTACCGACCAGAGCCTGATCAATATTGACCGCTATACTCCCGATTATTTCAGTCTGGATATGTTCAGTGCCGATGAATTATTATCAAGAAATCTGGTAGCGTATTATGGATACGATTACCTTGGACGCAGGTTGAAACAAAAACCTTCCATTGACGACTTTTTAAACAGCGATCAAAGACTGATTGCCCCGCTCAATCCCATTTACATGGCCGGTTTTATTGAAGACCTGTTTTATTTTCGTGATATGATTTTCCGTATTGGTATCCGTGTCGATCGTTTCGATGCCAACCAATTGGTTCTCAAAGACAAATATAGCTTATATCCTGCCTTTACCGTAGCTGAAGTAACCAATATCAATGGTAAGCCTGTCAGTCATCCCGGCAATATGGGCTCCGATTATGTGGTTTATGTGGACGATCCGTTCAAACCTACAAAAATTGTTGGTTACCGTGATGGCGACAGATGGTACAATGCCAATGGGGCAGAAATTAATGACCCCAACGTTTTGACACTTGAAACCACCTCAGGCAATATTGCTCCTTATCTGGTCGAAAGAAATGAAGATAACCTGAAAATTACCAAGGAATCTTTCAAAGACTATGAACCACAGGTAGATGTTTCTCCCCGTGTTTACTTTTCATTCCCTATTTCTGACGTGGCCAACTTTTTTGCCAATTACGACATCAGGGTCATGCGTCCCACTTCAGGATTGTTTACGACCATTGATGATTATTATTATCTCGAACAGAGAGGAACATCCAGCCTGAACAATGCAGCTTTAAAACCTCAACGTATTACCAGTTATGAAATTGGTTTTAAACAGGCTATTTCAAAAAATTCAGCCATTACCATCAACTCTTATTATAATGAAACAAGAAACCTGATTAACGTCAGAATGATTAATCAGGCATATCCACGTTCATACATGACCTTCGACAATATTGACTTTTCAACTGTCAAAGGCTTTTCTTTCCAGTATGATCTGAGAAGAACAAAAACCAACAACGTACAGCTTTTAGTTAGCTATACCCTTCAATTTGCTGACGGAACAGGATCAAATGCTGCTTCACAGGCTAACCTGATCAGCACCGGCCAGCCAAACCTCAGAACACCTTTCCCGCTTGACAACGACTATCGTCATACCATCACCGGCCAGCTCGATTACCGTTTCAGGGGAGGGGAAATGTACAATGGTCCGTTGACGAAAAAAGGGAAAAGATTACTCGAAAATACAGGAGTTAATTTCCTCTTTAGTGCCACTTCAGGCAGGCCTTATTCAAAACAGGGTAATGTAACTGAAGCTGTTGGCATCGGAATCCGCCAGTCTGAAGTACTCAAAGGAACCATGAACGGTTCCCGCTATCCATGGACTTATGGTGTTAATGTCAAGCTTGACAAGGATTTTCTTATCTATAAGAAGAAAGAATCTGACAAAAAGCTGACAGCCATGCCCATTATGATGATTAATGCTTACATCTGGGTACAAAACCTGTTTGATTTCAAAAACATTGTTTATGTTTACCGTTTTACAGGGGATCCGGACGATGATGGCTTCCTGTCATCCTCTCAGGGTGTCAAGGCAGTTGAAGAAGCAACCCTTAGCCAGGCATTTTATGATCAATATATGATTAAGGTTAATTATCCATTTAATTATGGTTCTCCAAGGCTGGTACGTCTGGGTGCAACCATTAGTTTTTAA
- the greA gene encoding transcription elongation factor GreA: MADVNYFTEEGLQKLKDELNHLKMVERAEISRLIQEAREKGDLSENSEYDAAKEAQGMLEMRIERLEDIIANARVLDGAGIDNTKVYILSNVKVLNHNTGREVTYTIVSESEADHKSGKISIKSPIGAALMGKSAGDIIEVNVPAGVIKLEIIEISR; this comes from the coding sequence ATGGCAGATGTTAATTATTTTACCGAAGAAGGATTACAGAAGTTAAAAGATGAACTGAACCATCTTAAAATGGTTGAAAGGGCTGAAATCAGCCGGCTGATTCAGGAAGCCCGCGAAAAGGGTGATTTGTCAGAAAACTCTGAGTATGATGCTGCCAAAGAAGCTCAGGGAATGCTGGAAATGAGAATCGAACGCCTCGAGGATATTATTGCCAATGCACGCGTGCTCGATGGAGCAGGAATTGATAATACAAAAGTTTATATCCTGTCAAATGTAAAAGTACTGAATCATAATACAGGACGCGAAGTAACTTATACCATTGTTTCCGAATCAGAAGCTGACCATAAGTCAGGAAAAATCTCCATAAAATCGCCCATTGGTGCAGCTTTGATGGGAAAATCTGCCGGTGATATCATTGAAGTGAATGTTCCTGCTGGCGTTATTAAACTCGAAATTATCGAAATTTCAAGATAA
- a CDS encoding HIT family protein → MASIFSRIVAGEIPCYKVAENEEFLAFHDAFPLVKGHILVVPKTETDNILDLDRELYLRFFDFSRNIALAIEKAIPCKKVGIAVVGLEVPHAHIHLIPLQSMDDIDFGRPKLQLSPQEFNEVVDHIKRFL, encoded by the coding sequence ATGGCAAGTATTTTTTCAAGAATTGTAGCAGGAGAAATTCCTTGCTATAAAGTGGCTGAAAATGAGGAATTTCTTGCTTTTCACGATGCTTTTCCCCTCGTGAAAGGCCATATTCTGGTAGTACCGAAAACAGAAACAGATAATATTCTTGACCTCGACAGGGAACTATATCTTCGTTTCTTTGATTTTTCACGAAATATTGCCCTTGCCATCGAAAAAGCCATCCCTTGTAAAAAAGTAGGTATTGCCGTTGTCGGGCTGGAAGTGCCTCATGCCCATATTCACCTCATCCCCCTTCAGTCGATGGATGATATTGATTTTGGAAGACCTAAACTTCAACTTAGCCCTCAGGAATTTAATGAGGTTGTTGACCACATTAAGCGGTTTTTATAA